Proteins from a single region of Antechinus flavipes isolate AdamAnt ecotype Samford, QLD, Australia chromosome 2, AdamAnt_v2, whole genome shotgun sequence:
- the NCOA5 gene encoding nuclear receptor coactivator 5 isoform X3, giving the protein MRDPRDARDMRDPRDSRDMRDPRDSRDMRDPRDSRDMRDPRDMRDPRDPRDMRDPRDMRDPRDARDMRDPRDIRDLRDLGDPRELRDPRDMRDLRNIRDAPRDPMYDRYQDVRDSRDPVFNRREEVYDRYLRMEEYYRRKDDTYFDRYRDHFDGRTPPGPESQSRSKERLKREERRREELYRQYFEEIQRRFDAERPVDCSVIVVNKQTKDYAESVGRKVRDLGMVVDLIFLNTEMSLTQALEDVGRGGSPFAIVITQQHQVHRSCTVNIMFGTPQEHRNMPQADAMVLVARNYERYKTESREKEREEIARQAAKMADEAIMQERERAAAAPMEEGVRGGHPPAIQSLLNLLADNRYLTAEETDKIINYLRERKERLMRSSTDLLPATISCQPLGATSGTSLKSQSSLPSPQPLQSSQALPPATPAPASAPTPQQELQAKILSLFNSGAATAAAAAVVANSSPTPATAPPAGTQNQNFATMANNQSQQRSQASGNQPPSILGQGGSACNVGPRPGAPSQGLFGQSSSRLVPASNVAGQRPVSSTYINFDNPSVQKALDTLIQSGPALSHLVSQTTAQVGRSQAPLGSYQRHY; this is encoded by the exons ATGCGGGACCCCAGGGATGCCAGAGACATGCGGGACCCCAGGGATTCTAGAGACATGCGGGACCCCAGGGATTCTAGAGACATGCGGGACCCCAGGGATTCTAGAGACATGCGGGACCCCAGAGACATGAGGGACCCTAGAGATCCCAGAGACATGCGGGATCCCAGAGATATGAGGGATCCCAGAGATGCCAGAGACATGCGGGATCCTCGGGATATAAGAGATCTCAGGGACCTTGGAGATCCTCGAGAGCTGAGAGATCCCAGGGATATGAGAGATCTGCGTAATATTCGAGATGCCCCACGAGACCCTATGTATGACAGATATCAAGATGTGAGGGATTCACGAGATCCTGTCTTTAATAG GAGAGAAGAAGTGTATGACCGTTATCTGCGCATGGAAGAGTATTACAGAAGGAAGGATGACACTTATTTTGATCGTTACAGAGACCACTTTGATGGGCGAACTCCTCCAGGCCCAGAAAGTCAGTCCCGTTCTAAAG AGCGTCTGAAGCGTGAAGAGCGGCGTAGAGAAGAACTGTATCGTCAGTATTTTGAGGAAATCCAAAGGCGCTTTGATGCTGAAAGGCCTGTAGATTGCTCTGTAATCGTGGTCAACAAGCAGACAAA AGATTATGCTGAGTCCGTGGGGAGGAAAGTTCGAGACCTAGGCATGGTGGTAGACCTAATTTTCCTCAACACAGAGATGTCACTGACACAGGCCCTGGAGGATGTTGGCAGGGGGGGATCTCCTTTTGCCATTGTCATCACCCAGCAGCACCAAGTTCATCGCTCCTGTACAGTCAATATCATGTTTGGTACTCCACAAG AACATCGTAACATGCCCCAAGCAGATGCCATGGTGCTGGTAGCAAGGAACTATGAACGCTACAAGACTGAATCTCGGGAGAAGGAACGAGAGGAAATCGCCAGGCAggcagccaagatggcagatgAGGCCATTATGCAGGAAAGGGAGCGAGCAGCAGCAGCCCCCATGGAAGAAGGGGTACGAGGTGGCCACCCACCTGCCATCCAGAGCCTCCTCAATTTATTGGCTGATAACAGGTACCTCACTGCTGAAGAAACAGATAAGATTATTAACTATTTACGGGAGCGAAAGGAACGGCTTATGAGGAGCAGCACAGACCTTCTGCCAG CTACTATTTCCTGCCAACCCCTTGGGGCGACTTCGGGCACTTCACTGAAATCCCAGTCCAGCCTGCCTAGCCCCCAGCCTCTCCAGAGCAGTCAGGCACTCCCTCCGGCTACACCAGCTCCAGCATCAGCCCCCACCCCACAGCAGGAGCTTCAGGCCAAAATCCTCAGCCTCTTTAATAGTGGTGCTGCCACTGCTGCAGCAGCAGCTGTTGTGGCCAACAGCAGTCCTACCCCTGCCACAGCTCCCCCAGCAGGCACACAGAACCAGAATTTTGCCACCATGGCTAACAACCAGTCTCAGCAGAGATCACAGGCCTCAGGCAACCAGCCTCCAAGTATCTTGGGACAGGGAGGCTCTGCCTGCAACGTAGGCCCCAGGCCCGGGGCTCCATCTCAAGGGCTCTTCGGCCAGTCCTCCAGTCGCCTGGTACCTGCAAGCAATGTTGCTGGCCAAAGGCCAGTGTCCTCCACATATATCAACTTTGATAATCCAAGTGTACAGAAAGCCCTGGACACCCTGATCCAGAGTGGCCCTGCCCTCTCTCACCTGGTGAGTCAAACCACAGCACAGGTGGGACGATCCCAAGCCCCTCTGGGATCCTACCAAAGGCATTACTGA
- the NCOA5 gene encoding nuclear receptor coactivator 5 isoform X2: MNTAPARPSPARRDPYGFGDGRDARRDRSPVRGSPRREPRDGRNGRDARDSRDMRDPRDARDMRDPRDSRDMRDPRDSRDMRDPRDSRDMRDPRDMRDPRDPRDMRDPRDMRDPRDARDMRDPRDIRDLRDLGDPRELRDPRDMRDLRNIRDAPRDPMYDRYQDVRDSRDPVFNRDHFDGRTPPGPESQSRSKERLKREERRREELYRQYFEEIQRRFDAERPVDCSVIVVNKQTKDYAESVGRKVRDLGMVVDLIFLNTEMSLTQALEDVGRGGSPFAIVITQQHQVHRSCTVNIMFGTPQEHRNMPQADAMVLVARNYERYKTESREKEREEIARQAAKMADEAIMQERERAAAAPMEEGVRGGHPPAIQSLLNLLADNRYLTAEETDKIINYLRERKERLMRSSTDLLPATISCQPLGATSGTSLKSQSSLPSPQPLQSSQALPPATPAPASAPTPQQELQAKILSLFNSGAATAAAAAVVANSSPTPATAPPAGTQNQNFATMANNQSQQRSQASGNQPPSILGQGGSACNVGPRPGAPSQGLFGQSSSRLVPASNVAGQRPVSSTYINFDNPSVQKALDTLIQSGPALSHLVSQTTAQVGRSQAPLGSYQRHY; this comes from the exons atgaatacGGCTCCAGCAAGACCCAGCCCAGCACGAAG GGATCCATATGGTTTTGGAGATGGTCGGGATGCAAGACGGGATCGGTCCCCAGTTCGAGGCAGCCCAAGGAGAGAACCCAGGGATGGCAGGAATGGCCGAGATGCCCGAGACTCCAGAGACATGCGGGACCCCAGGGATGCCAGAGACATGCGGGACCCCAGGGATTCTAGAGACATGCGGGACCCCAGGGATTCTAGAGACATGCGGGACCCCAGGGATTCTAGAGACATGCGGGACCCCAGAGACATGAGGGACCCTAGAGATCCCAGAGACATGCGGGATCCCAGAGATATGAGGGATCCCAGAGATGCCAGAGACATGCGGGATCCTCGGGATATAAGAGATCTCAGGGACCTTGGAGATCCTCGAGAGCTGAGAGATCCCAGGGATATGAGAGATCTGCGTAATATTCGAGATGCCCCACGAGACCCTATGTATGACAGATATCAAGATGTGAGGGATTCACGAGATCCTGTCTTTAATAG AGACCACTTTGATGGGCGAACTCCTCCAGGCCCAGAAAGTCAGTCCCGTTCTAAAG AGCGTCTGAAGCGTGAAGAGCGGCGTAGAGAAGAACTGTATCGTCAGTATTTTGAGGAAATCCAAAGGCGCTTTGATGCTGAAAGGCCTGTAGATTGCTCTGTAATCGTGGTCAACAAGCAGACAAA AGATTATGCTGAGTCCGTGGGGAGGAAAGTTCGAGACCTAGGCATGGTGGTAGACCTAATTTTCCTCAACACAGAGATGTCACTGACACAGGCCCTGGAGGATGTTGGCAGGGGGGGATCTCCTTTTGCCATTGTCATCACCCAGCAGCACCAAGTTCATCGCTCCTGTACAGTCAATATCATGTTTGGTACTCCACAAG AACATCGTAACATGCCCCAAGCAGATGCCATGGTGCTGGTAGCAAGGAACTATGAACGCTACAAGACTGAATCTCGGGAGAAGGAACGAGAGGAAATCGCCAGGCAggcagccaagatggcagatgAGGCCATTATGCAGGAAAGGGAGCGAGCAGCAGCAGCCCCCATGGAAGAAGGGGTACGAGGTGGCCACCCACCTGCCATCCAGAGCCTCCTCAATTTATTGGCTGATAACAGGTACCTCACTGCTGAAGAAACAGATAAGATTATTAACTATTTACGGGAGCGAAAGGAACGGCTTATGAGGAGCAGCACAGACCTTCTGCCAG CTACTATTTCCTGCCAACCCCTTGGGGCGACTTCGGGCACTTCACTGAAATCCCAGTCCAGCCTGCCTAGCCCCCAGCCTCTCCAGAGCAGTCAGGCACTCCCTCCGGCTACACCAGCTCCAGCATCAGCCCCCACCCCACAGCAGGAGCTTCAGGCCAAAATCCTCAGCCTCTTTAATAGTGGTGCTGCCACTGCTGCAGCAGCAGCTGTTGTGGCCAACAGCAGTCCTACCCCTGCCACAGCTCCCCCAGCAGGCACACAGAACCAGAATTTTGCCACCATGGCTAACAACCAGTCTCAGCAGAGATCACAGGCCTCAGGCAACCAGCCTCCAAGTATCTTGGGACAGGGAGGCTCTGCCTGCAACGTAGGCCCCAGGCCCGGGGCTCCATCTCAAGGGCTCTTCGGCCAGTCCTCCAGTCGCCTGGTACCTGCAAGCAATGTTGCTGGCCAAAGGCCAGTGTCCTCCACATATATCAACTTTGATAATCCAAGTGTACAGAAAGCCCTGGACACCCTGATCCAGAGTGGCCCTGCCCTCTCTCACCTGGTGAGTCAAACCACAGCACAGGTGGGACGATCCCAAGCCCCTCTGGGATCCTACCAAAGGCATTACTGA
- the NCOA5 gene encoding nuclear receptor coactivator 5 isoform X1, whose protein sequence is MNTAPARPSPARRDPYGFGDGRDARRDRSPVRGSPRREPRDGRNGRDARDSRDMRDPRDARDMRDPRDSRDMRDPRDSRDMRDPRDSRDMRDPRDMRDPRDPRDMRDPRDMRDPRDARDMRDPRDIRDLRDLGDPRELRDPRDMRDLRNIRDAPRDPMYDRYQDVRDSRDPVFNRREEVYDRYLRMEEYYRRKDDTYFDRYRDHFDGRTPPGPESQSRSKERLKREERRREELYRQYFEEIQRRFDAERPVDCSVIVVNKQTKDYAESVGRKVRDLGMVVDLIFLNTEMSLTQALEDVGRGGSPFAIVITQQHQVHRSCTVNIMFGTPQEHRNMPQADAMVLVARNYERYKTESREKEREEIARQAAKMADEAIMQERERAAAAPMEEGVRGGHPPAIQSLLNLLADNRYLTAEETDKIINYLRERKERLMRSSTDLLPATISCQPLGATSGTSLKSQSSLPSPQPLQSSQALPPATPAPASAPTPQQELQAKILSLFNSGAATAAAAAVVANSSPTPATAPPAGTQNQNFATMANNQSQQRSQASGNQPPSILGQGGSACNVGPRPGAPSQGLFGQSSSRLVPASNVAGQRPVSSTYINFDNPSVQKALDTLIQSGPALSHLVSQTTAQVGRSQAPLGSYQRHY, encoded by the exons atgaatacGGCTCCAGCAAGACCCAGCCCAGCACGAAG GGATCCATATGGTTTTGGAGATGGTCGGGATGCAAGACGGGATCGGTCCCCAGTTCGAGGCAGCCCAAGGAGAGAACCCAGGGATGGCAGGAATGGCCGAGATGCCCGAGACTCCAGAGACATGCGGGACCCCAGGGATGCCAGAGACATGCGGGACCCCAGGGATTCTAGAGACATGCGGGACCCCAGGGATTCTAGAGACATGCGGGACCCCAGGGATTCTAGAGACATGCGGGACCCCAGAGACATGAGGGACCCTAGAGATCCCAGAGACATGCGGGATCCCAGAGATATGAGGGATCCCAGAGATGCCAGAGACATGCGGGATCCTCGGGATATAAGAGATCTCAGGGACCTTGGAGATCCTCGAGAGCTGAGAGATCCCAGGGATATGAGAGATCTGCGTAATATTCGAGATGCCCCACGAGACCCTATGTATGACAGATATCAAGATGTGAGGGATTCACGAGATCCTGTCTTTAATAG GAGAGAAGAAGTGTATGACCGTTATCTGCGCATGGAAGAGTATTACAGAAGGAAGGATGACACTTATTTTGATCGTTACAGAGACCACTTTGATGGGCGAACTCCTCCAGGCCCAGAAAGTCAGTCCCGTTCTAAAG AGCGTCTGAAGCGTGAAGAGCGGCGTAGAGAAGAACTGTATCGTCAGTATTTTGAGGAAATCCAAAGGCGCTTTGATGCTGAAAGGCCTGTAGATTGCTCTGTAATCGTGGTCAACAAGCAGACAAA AGATTATGCTGAGTCCGTGGGGAGGAAAGTTCGAGACCTAGGCATGGTGGTAGACCTAATTTTCCTCAACACAGAGATGTCACTGACACAGGCCCTGGAGGATGTTGGCAGGGGGGGATCTCCTTTTGCCATTGTCATCACCCAGCAGCACCAAGTTCATCGCTCCTGTACAGTCAATATCATGTTTGGTACTCCACAAG AACATCGTAACATGCCCCAAGCAGATGCCATGGTGCTGGTAGCAAGGAACTATGAACGCTACAAGACTGAATCTCGGGAGAAGGAACGAGAGGAAATCGCCAGGCAggcagccaagatggcagatgAGGCCATTATGCAGGAAAGGGAGCGAGCAGCAGCAGCCCCCATGGAAGAAGGGGTACGAGGTGGCCACCCACCTGCCATCCAGAGCCTCCTCAATTTATTGGCTGATAACAGGTACCTCACTGCTGAAGAAACAGATAAGATTATTAACTATTTACGGGAGCGAAAGGAACGGCTTATGAGGAGCAGCACAGACCTTCTGCCAG CTACTATTTCCTGCCAACCCCTTGGGGCGACTTCGGGCACTTCACTGAAATCCCAGTCCAGCCTGCCTAGCCCCCAGCCTCTCCAGAGCAGTCAGGCACTCCCTCCGGCTACACCAGCTCCAGCATCAGCCCCCACCCCACAGCAGGAGCTTCAGGCCAAAATCCTCAGCCTCTTTAATAGTGGTGCTGCCACTGCTGCAGCAGCAGCTGTTGTGGCCAACAGCAGTCCTACCCCTGCCACAGCTCCCCCAGCAGGCACACAGAACCAGAATTTTGCCACCATGGCTAACAACCAGTCTCAGCAGAGATCACAGGCCTCAGGCAACCAGCCTCCAAGTATCTTGGGACAGGGAGGCTCTGCCTGCAACGTAGGCCCCAGGCCCGGGGCTCCATCTCAAGGGCTCTTCGGCCAGTCCTCCAGTCGCCTGGTACCTGCAAGCAATGTTGCTGGCCAAAGGCCAGTGTCCTCCACATATATCAACTTTGATAATCCAAGTGTACAGAAAGCCCTGGACACCCTGATCCAGAGTGGCCCTGCCCTCTCTCACCTGGTGAGTCAAACCACAGCACAGGTGGGACGATCCCAAGCCCCTCTGGGATCCTACCAAAGGCATTACTGA